One genomic region from Chrysemys picta bellii isolate R12L10 chromosome 16, ASM1138683v2, whole genome shotgun sequence encodes:
- the LOC112061472 gene encoding mucin-3A-like produces MFLPPHTHPNEEVNVTVEVKLQIISHKFTPKLEDNTTQEYKEFTMSFKLQMKLVYNNVLGYKDVEILKLTQGSVVVDHIVILALPVTEELNTNFEKVAGQLKTQIETAAENQNCDGSSSMMCFNASSADVSNGTMPMFNGTEYCQKVAPEGYSQFYFPNLTKSGFSCISNCTKSTPGFINCNYGQCQLTKAGPQCICSEQELYWYPTERCATRISKLGVGLGMAIAVLVIVSAVLGAFLFRAKRMKNQFSLHSEKANAEMWFEDDDLEWNTTGSFRYRNEGADSWKGSDGTGSFKINMESVHTSLPVRMTSRNYCLYGLRPRLFSQRMKTLWVSLLLAYLASSVSSAISCQNGGTAVGTECACPPGYSGPWCENVNNSTACQNGGTPVGIHCVCPPGYSGAQCDSEDKATACQNGATALGMECICALGYWGSLCEHEDSTAVCLNGGTPVGTACKCPPTYWGLRCECDVIEPSTTSTTTKMTTLTTSTVPTTTTSTDKTALTTTSTVTTTSTDTTTLTTTTTVPTASTDTTALTTSSTVPTSSTDTTALTTSSTVPTTTSTDTTTLTTTSTVPTTSTDTTTLTTTTTVPTTSTDTTALTTTSTVPTTSSTDTTALTTSSTVPTTSTDTTTLTTTSTVPTTSTDTTALTTSSTVPTTSTDTTTLNTTSTVPTTSTDTTALTTTSTVPTTSTDTTALTTTSTVPTTSTDTTALTTSSTVPTTTSTDTTALTTTSTVPTTTSTDSTVPTASTDTTALTTTSTVPTTSTDTTALTTTSTVPTTTSTDTTALTTSSTVPTTTTDTTALTTTSTVPTTSTDTTALTTTSTVPTASTDTTALTTTSTVPTTSTDTTALTTTSTVPTTSTDTTTLTTTSTVPTTSTDTTALTTSSTVPTTSSTDTTALTTTSTVPTASTDTTALTTTSTVPTTSTDTTALTTTSTVPTTSTDTTTLTTTSTVP; encoded by the exons ATGTTtcttccccctcacacacaccccaatgaAGAGGTGAACGTAACAGTGGAAGTGAAGTTGCAGATCATCAGCCACAAATTCACCCCCAAGCTGGAGGACAACACAACTCAAGAGTACAAAGAATTCACCATGTCATTCAAACTGCAG ATGAAGTTGGTTTACAACAATGTCCTGGGGTACAAAGACGTGGAGATCCTGAAACTGAC GCAGGGCAGCGTCGTGGTGGATCACATTGTCATCCTGGCTTTACCCGTCACCGAGGAACTCAACACAAACTTTGAGAAAGTGGCTGGGCAGCTGAAGACGCAGATAGAGACAGCGGCTGAGAACCAGAACTGCGACGGCAGCTCCT CCATGATGTGTTTCAACGCCTCCTCCGCTGATGTCTCCAATGGGACAATGCCAATGTTCAACGGCACTG AGTACTGTCAGAAAGTTGCCCCCGAAGGCTACAGCCAGTTCTACTTCCCTAACCTCACCAAGTCTGGCTTCTCCTGCATCTCCAATTGCACCAAGAGCACCCCTGGCTTCATTAACTGCAACTACGGGCAGTGCCAGTTGACGAAAGCCGGCCCCCAGTGCAT ctgctcagagcaggagtTGTACTGGTACCCCACCGAGCGCTGTGCCACCCGCATCAGTAAATTGGGTGTCGGTCTGGGCATGGCCATTGCAGTGCTGGTGATCGTGAGTGCAGTCCTCGGTGCCTTTCTGTTCAGAGCCAAGAGGATGAAAAACCAGTTCAG CCTGCATTCGGAGAAGGCCAACGCTGAGATGTGGTTCGAGGACGATGATCTTGAGTGGAACACCACAGGGAGCTTCCGCTACAGGAACGAAGGAGCCGACTCCTGGAAAG GCTCGGATGGGACCGGCTCCTTCAAGATTAACATGGAATCTGTCCACACCTCTCTCCCG GTGCGCATGACCTCCCGCAATTACTGCCTCTATGGATTACGCCCCAGACTCTTCTCCCAAAGGATGAAGACGCTTTGGGTCTCCCTGCTCCTCGCCTACCTCGCATCCTCCGTCTCTTCAGCAA TCTCCTGCCAGAATGGGGGCACAGCTGTGGGAACTGAGTGCGCCTGCCCACCTGGATATTCTGGTCCTTGGTGTGAGAACGTTAACAACTCCACAGCCTGCCAGAACGGAGGCACTCCTGTCGGCATTCATTGTGTCTGCCCACCCGGGTATTCTGGTGCCCAGTGCGACAGCGAGGACAAAGCCACAGCCTGCCAGAACGGTGCCACGGCACTGGGAATGGAGTGCATCTGCGCGCTTGGATACTGGGGTTCCTTGTGCGAGCATGAGGACAGCACCGCTGTGTGCTTGAATGGCGGCACGCCAGTCGGAACAGCCTGCAAATGTCCACCCACCTACTGGGGACTGAGGTGTGAATGCGACGTAATTGAACCTTCCACAACAAGCACAACCACTAAAATGACTACCCTCACCACATCCACTGTCCCCACCACGACCACCTCCACTGACaagactgccctcaccaccacctccactgtaaccaccacctccactgacacgacaaccctcaccaccaccacaactgtaCCCACcgcctccactgacacgactgccctcaccacctcctccactgtacccaccagctccactgacacgactgcactcaccacctcctccactgtacccacgaccacctccactgacacgacaaccctcaccaccacctccactgtacccacaaCCTCCACTGACACaacaaccctcaccaccaccacaactgtacccaccacctccactgacacgactgccctcaccaccacttccactgtacccaccaccagctccactgacacgactgccctcaccacctcctccactgtacccaccacctccactgacacgacaaccctcaccaccacttccactgtacccaccacctccactgacacgactgcactcaccacctcctccactgtacccaccacctccactgacacgacaaccctcaacaccacctccactgtacccaccacctccactgacacgactgccctcaccaccacttccactgtacccaccacctccactgacacgactgccctcaccaccacctccactgtacccaccacctccactgacacgactgccctcaccacctcctccactgtacccaccaccacctccactgacacgactgccctcaccaccacctccactgtacccaccaccacctccactgac tccactgtacccaccgcctccactgacacgactgccctcaccaccacttccactgtacccaccacctccactgacacgactgccctcaccaccacttccactgtacccaccaccacctccactgacacgactgccctcaccacctcctccactgtacccaccaccaccactgacacgactgccctcaccaccacctccactgtacccaccacctccactgacacgactgccctcaccaccacctccactgtacccaccgcctccactgacacgactgccctcaccaccacctccactgtacccaccacctccactgacacgactgccctcaccaccacctccactgtacccaccacctccactgacacgacaaccctcaccaccacctccactgtacccaccacctccactgacacgactgccctcaccacctcctccactgtacccaccaccagctccactgacacgactgccctcaccaccacctccactgtacccaccgcctccactgacacgactgccctcaccaccacctccactgtacccaccacctccactgacacgactgccctcaccaccacctccactgtacccaccacctccactgacacgacaaccctcaccaccacctccactgtaccc